The genome window AGAAGCGAAAATACCATTGACAGAGAACGTACCGGTCATGACGTTGCCATCGTTCCTTGCATCGCCAGCCCCAATAGTAAACACCCTACCACGAGCACCATTCCCACCGTTAtttccattgttgttgtttcccgcgttgttgttgttctggcgattattgttcccaccgttgttgttgttgttagcaTTTTGATTCAATTgtgggcaatccttcttgaagtgcccttCGTTGCCGCATTGGTAAAATCCCCTTTGATTACCCCGATTCTGCTGGGGTTGCTGCCTCTGCTGCTGTTGTTGgggttgctgttgttgttgcttggGATGTGGAGCTCTACAATCTTTCGCCATGTGACCCACCTTGTCACACCTTTGACATGCTCGGTTACACGAGTCAAAGTGGTGAAAACCGCACTTGTTGCACTTCGGCTGTTTCCACGCATAAGAGCCCGAAGTTTGACttttgttctgattctggttgacTGAGGATGACTGGCTGATGCTGCGACTGTTGTTGCTGTCAGAATTCTTTTGCGACTGGTTCGAGTTAGTCGCCTTGTCTGCGTCATTCCATTTATGTTTGTTGTCAGTGGTGGGGGTAGCAGTAGCAGCAGTAGTAGTAGCAGCAACACGTGGTGGTAGCGAGCCACGCTCCACCTCCTGATCAGTGATCTTATGAGCTAGTCTGATAATCCGTGGTAGGTTGTCAAGATTTGCTGTAGTGACTAATCCCTTGACTTGTGGTGCTAATCCTTTGATGTAGAGTTTGATCCTGCGGGGCGGTGGTCAGGATAGGTCTGGACACATATTCGCTAGCTCGTgagaccgtttcgtataagcctcgATCTTAGACCCCTCCATTTTCAGGTTATAATACTCGTTTTCCAGCTTTTGTATTTCATCGCGAGGGCAGTACTCTTCCTGTATCAACTCCTTGAAATCGTCCCAAGTTGTCGCATTTGCCATCTCAATGCCCagcatctgcacttgagcattccaccaagtcaaaaAACCATCTTCCAAGGTGCCCGTAGCAaacttcaccctgtccccagctgGACAGTTGCACACAGCAAAGATAGATTCAGCTTTCTCGAACCAACGAAGCAGTCCCACGGGACCTTCAGTTCCACTGAAAGTttgaggcttgcaatccatgaacgTTTTAAACGTACACACAGGTGGATTGTTCTGATTTTGGTTCACAGGTTGacctaaaacaaaaataaagtaCGCACGAATAAGAATCGAGTGAAATGTCCGAGGACTATGCTTTGTCTGGTATGTATCGTACCAGCTTGCTGAGCTGCCAAATCCTCAGCCATACGTGTGTTAATCAAATCAGTCAACTTTGCTTGAGTCATGACAATGTTGCCACGTCCACCGCCGCAGCCACCTCCACGTCCACcatgattctatataagaagAGTGGAAAAGATAAGGATCACAATCGAGTAGAAGTCAGTAATCACCATGACTTCCATGGGTTTAAGGAACTCCACCATCATACTGGATAGTGGAACAGAACCCCTTTCACACttattgtaacacctcggaaattcctgtccaataaaataaagacacgtgtcatgagggacaaacgtgtcagaaaaaccggattaaatataaagatgtatggtaggattttaaatgaaaagggcgtcatgttatttcaaaatacctctgaacgacccaagggcgacatgttattaaaatacctctgagcgacccaaatttataaatcccaagatccttaaatcgtttgacaaacatcttatatatatatattaaccggTCGTTTCTAAAgtccatcttttatatggaatTTGGATTATTGGGAATGTTGCTACTAAAATGCTGAATAAAATTCTTGTGTAAAAGAAATTAATAATGGTTAACTAACATAACCAACTCTTGTGAGAATCCAAGATTTAAATCCTTGGAAATATCCGTCACTGTAAGAAATTACAAGATGCCAAGGTTGTAGAAACATGTAAGGGAcatacaagcatgcaatggctgagccaaTAGGTCCCACAACTGAGAAAGTTAGCATGTAATTCGGAATTCACgagattgcatggtcaagacttgaagTTTGTGAAAATTTTGTTTCTGAccaacggttacggaccgcaaggccctagtcttacggtccgtaaggagggtacctgggcgatttcagcaagggtcggttacggaccgtaacggtttcagcatacggtccgcaagaggagcttacggaccgcaaggccttaagcttacggtccgtaaggcagtcgctggcagcaggaaatggacagctgcctgttcagcctgttacaccgacttaaatgaatggttttcaaaaccagggacttgctaggcagtatatAGCATCATAGAGACACTTGGGGTGATCTTGTAACCACTCTAGACTATCTTGGCATCATCTTGGACCTCAAGGTTCACTATATAAGATCTTGAAGTTGTGAACACTTTACATGCTCACTTGCAACTTTGGTTCAAAACTTCTCTGGAGCTCCTGGACTGCAACAAACCCTTCTTAGGCCTCATAAgcattcttaggactcttgtaagtgtccttaatcctctCTAATtatttttagcttagttaattagctaaaagtcaaaccatcataattaaggtttgacttcgggattagtctataattactcactaatatcccgaattaaaatacctttaagtaggtaattatgtgggtaacaaacccctaaaagggtatttccagaatcccactctaactatgctaattgtcgagtcaaagtacattataaaaagtcaacagaaatgactatttgcgaattaatgcataattagcaatgtaggttacatgcaacctgtttgatcattaaaataacttggtaattaatgtaagaacatgctccaacatgttcaactcgacaattttcagtttaggctcggtttggaaccgaaagtcgcaaagtttgacttctactttgactttcagttctgacccgtttaaaccaagattaggattgccttagagcttcttttgaacctatttacatgttagtataactctctgagattatacaacatggttcattagatatcctattcacatgcatgtttccgttaatcgcttatattttgaccattatgcccatttgaccttaaacatgatttttgaaaatgtaaaagggtaggcaccttagttactgatttataaacttgcacccaaaatttgaagtcagtttgaggtctagattaagagttatgctcaatagcgtaattaagagcttctttactaattaaatggcgtaaattatgtatagcctatcaaaacccaaatttttataccaaactttttacccactgttataaaataatattttgggatttttgggaatttttatttatttttaggctgagcataacttagggtTCTAAGGTttattcggtttatgccggttttaccctttttagccataaattgagttttactaatccttttgacctcaaaccaatttctactgatttgttatgataaataaattattttgagccttctggaatattaaaaatatcagctttttacagaaaacccagAAATGGCTCCAATCGCCTTTTTtgggcatttttaacgcataagggtgcactagaaccttattaagccaAAGGGAttaaacctactgatgtaattagtgattttttatattttaaacagtaggcaaatgttttgaactctgAATTCCAGaatttgaccttttaggcacatgtgaaattaccaaaatgcccctacggtgcatagtaaggttaaagataataaatttcacataaatttgataccctactgttataacttagtaaattaagtatatttactagtttaatcagacctgtaacccaggttatcattttaacccttttacaccttataaaatgaccaaaacgccctgaTGAGGCATAGtcttggtttaaaatcatttggggcataatggaaggtatcattctgatatcacaacatattttaagcatattgacttcagaaacttgcatttgactcttatggttactcgttacgcactatacgcgttcggatcggcttatgtggctagtttgaccattttagccgaaacgggtcaaaccatatctttttggtctcaaaattcagaatgtgattatattacccatataaaacaagtgtgcaagctttttgggtcaaaaccacattctaaaacggtcttcgccttattgtgcgcttaaaaccgtaatctttatataaaactaaccggtctaagcttaagacccgttaggattctaataggttattaaaaccttaatttccagatctaggagcccagtaaaagctacttgcactcgttatatttggtttatactttgctcaggtaaatatgtttaacttattttccctatacgggcgtggggtacggtatataaaataccgcttggtcggggaattgaccttaaccggtcttggttatgtgcagtcaaattaacccgtttgaaaatgctgttttgtttgtttaacgcctttgggggcttaatgaccatgtcccggatatccttggcatcattcaaagaatggccacaaccttagcactcgggtgtaggcgtacacccgtagtgttgtacaacatgtataatcgtcggta of Helianthus annuus cultivar XRQ/B chromosome 1, HanXRQr2.0-SUNRISE, whole genome shotgun sequence contains these proteins:
- the LOC110880334 gene encoding uncharacterized protein LOC110880334 yields the protein MVEFLKPMEVMNHGGRGGGCGGGRGNIVMTQAKLTDLINTRMAEDLAAQQAGQPVNQNQNNPPVCTFKTFMDCKPQTFSGTEGPVGLLRWFEKAESIFAVCNCPAGDRVKFATGTLEDGFLTWWNAQVQMLGIEMANATTWDDFKELIQEEYCPRDEIQKLENEYYNLKMEGSKIEAYTKRSHELANMCPDLS